The following are encoded together in the Gilvimarinus sp. DA14 genome:
- a CDS encoding TonB family protein codes for MNIKAVSAVALVFSLLSASVQADFKLGAMYYEQGDMQKAYEEFKLASAYGDKDAQFNIAAMYFRGQHLDKDLVKSYAWFALSGATGHPQGSELSDKVYNRLSAEQKAQADKEKNKLLSQYSKENIINSLSPELSLGAAVSEPYKVLRRKAPEYPRNMARRGKTGWVDVMYTIAEDGTTRDHTVLYSNEKGFDNAAIEATRASLYEPRTVNGKPVVTPGVRIRMVFQLAGNYLVASKLEELLAEQKQQAETGDASEQFVYGYTLGAASSFTDGLTNRFGEEVEIQGFKENANTWFEKAAANDNASAAYFLGLNTLQGRYCERDTYKSAGWLYRAAMLGNADAKYALAIEYMGGASFPKDETKGLYWLSEAAQSLPEAKLRYAAYLARSENNNQDAIAKAREYFSQVPEDHADRLTYYEVAAAVASAEGDLASAKNWQEKAVKEAESLDLPLERYKSTLSNYEKSIKNNKSA; via the coding sequence ATGAACATAAAAGCAGTATCAGCAGTGGCGTTGGTCTTTAGCTTGTTATCTGCCTCAGTACAAGCAGATTTTAAGCTGGGGGCTATGTACTACGAGCAAGGCGATATGCAAAAAGCCTACGAAGAGTTCAAACTGGCCTCGGCATACGGCGATAAAGACGCTCAGTTTAATATTGCCGCTATGTATTTTCGCGGCCAGCATCTCGATAAGGATCTGGTAAAAAGCTACGCTTGGTTTGCGCTATCTGGCGCGACAGGTCATCCGCAAGGCAGCGAATTATCCGACAAAGTCTATAATCGGTTATCTGCCGAACAAAAAGCTCAGGCTGATAAAGAGAAGAATAAGCTGCTATCGCAATATTCAAAAGAGAATATTATCAACTCACTGTCGCCCGAATTAAGTCTGGGCGCCGCCGTTAGCGAACCCTATAAAGTGTTACGACGCAAAGCGCCGGAGTATCCCCGAAATATGGCCAGACGGGGTAAAACAGGCTGGGTTGATGTCATGTACACCATCGCCGAAGATGGAACGACGCGTGATCATACGGTGCTATATAGCAACGAAAAAGGTTTTGATAATGCCGCTATTGAAGCGACGCGAGCATCCCTGTATGAACCGCGCACAGTGAATGGTAAACCGGTAGTAACCCCGGGCGTTCGTATTCGCATGGTGTTTCAATTGGCTGGCAATTATTTAGTGGCATCAAAATTAGAGGAACTATTGGCGGAGCAAAAGCAGCAGGCGGAAACTGGTGATGCCTCCGAACAGTTTGTTTACGGCTACACCCTGGGTGCCGCCAGTTCCTTTACCGACGGGTTAACTAATCGCTTCGGCGAGGAAGTAGAAATCCAAGGTTTTAAAGAAAACGCCAACACCTGGTTTGAGAAGGCAGCAGCTAACGACAATGCATCCGCGGCTTACTTTCTGGGGCTGAACACACTTCAGGGGCGCTACTGTGAAAGAGATACCTACAAAAGCGCCGGTTGGCTCTATCGCGCCGCAATGCTCGGTAACGCGGATGCCAAATACGCACTGGCCATCGAGTATATGGGGGGCGCCTCATTTCCCAAAGATGAAACCAAAGGGCTGTATTGGTTAAGTGAAGCGGCGCAAAGCCTACCGGAAGCTAAACTGCGCTATGCAGCTTACCTGGCAAGATCTGAAAATAACAATCAGGACGCTATTGCAAAGGCGCGCGAATACTTCTCACAAGTACCGGAAGATCATGCAGATCGGTTGACCTATTACGAAGTCGCCGCCGCAGTTGCTTCAGCAGAGGGTGATCTAGCCAGCGCAAAAAACTGGCAGGAGAAAGCCGTAAAAGAGGCAGAATCCCTGGACCTACCTCTCGAAAGATACAAAAGCACTTTGAGTAATTACGAGAAATCGATAAAAAATAATAAGTCGGCATAA
- a CDS encoding DUF2059 domain-containing protein, whose protein sequence is MKKLLATAALVLCSGAQAEPVYELMDLIGSKDQLNQMSGQMVNMMVQANPALAPYQDVIGQWSEKYFTWDAMKDDMVVIYKKYFTDAEIEKLIEFYSSPVGKKAIEVMPQLFQEGSQVGMRIAQEHQAELMQMLEDAKAENEAEAAE, encoded by the coding sequence ATGAAAAAACTACTCGCAACCGCCGCTTTGGTACTTTGCAGTGGCGCCCAAGCCGAGCCCGTTTACGAACTAATGGATTTAATTGGAAGTAAAGATCAGCTAAATCAGATGTCGGGGCAAATGGTGAATATGATGGTGCAGGCCAACCCGGCGCTGGCGCCTTATCAGGATGTAATTGGCCAGTGGTCAGAGAAATACTTCACCTGGGATGCCATGAAAGACGACATGGTGGTGATTTACAAAAAGTATTTTACCGATGCAGAAATTGAAAAACTGATTGAATTCTATAGCAGTCCGGTGGGCAAAAAAGCCATCGAAGTTATGCCGCAGTTATTCCAAGAGGGCAGCCAGGTAGGCATGCGCATCGCCCAGGAGCATCAGGCTGAGTTGATGCAGATGCTGGAAGACGCTAAGGCGGAAAATGAGGCAGAAGCGGCCGAATAA
- the mutM gene encoding bifunctional DNA-formamidopyrimidine glycosylase/DNA-(apurinic or apyrimidinic site) lyase, with translation MPELPEVETTKRGIAPHINGKKVRQVTVRQPSLRWPVTDGLDDILRGKQLQTVGRRGKYLLLGYNHGVLLVHLGMSGSLRIVPPNTAPELHDHVDIEFTGAVLRYHDPRRFGSILWHPGDPFTHPLLASLGPEPLSDEFNPEYLFVRSRKRKQTVKQFLMDSKVVVGVGNIYANEALFMAGIKPIRKAGTLSRKQCELLWEKIQFVLQRSIEQGGTTLRDFVGGDGKPGYFKQQLMVYGRGGQPCAVCHKPLKEIQLGQRATVYCTVCQS, from the coding sequence ATGCCTGAATTACCCGAAGTTGAAACCACCAAGCGCGGCATTGCGCCGCACATCAATGGCAAAAAAGTGCGCCAGGTGACTGTGCGGCAGCCCAGCTTGCGCTGGCCGGTAACCGATGGGTTGGACGATATTCTGCGCGGCAAGCAGTTGCAAACGGTGGGGCGGCGCGGCAAGTACCTGTTGCTGGGGTATAACCACGGCGTTTTGCTGGTTCACCTGGGTATGTCAGGCAGCTTGCGCATAGTGCCGCCAAATACTGCCCCCGAGCTGCACGATCACGTTGATATTGAGTTCACTGGGGCGGTATTGCGCTATCACGACCCGCGCCGGTTTGGCTCAATTCTCTGGCACCCAGGTGACCCTTTCACCCATCCGCTGCTGGCAAGCCTTGGGCCCGAACCCCTAAGCGACGAATTTAACCCCGAATACCTGTTCGTTCGCTCGCGCAAACGCAAACAGACGGTAAAACAATTTTTAATGGACAGCAAAGTCGTGGTGGGGGTGGGGAACATCTACGCCAACGAAGCGCTGTTTATGGCGGGTATAAAGCCTATCCGCAAAGCCGGTACCCTGAGCCGTAAGCAATGTGAATTGCTGTGGGAGAAAATTCAGTTTGTGCTGCAAAGGTCCATTGAGCAGGGGGGCACTACTCTGCGAGACTTTGTCGGCGGCGACGGTAAACCCGGATACTTTAAACAGCAACTGATGGTGTACGGCCGTGGCGGGCAGCCCTGTGCGGTGTGTCACAAACCGCTTAAGGAGATCCAGCTGGGGCAGCGCGCCACCGTCTACTGTACAGTGTGCCAAAGTTAA